One region of Desmodus rotundus isolate HL8 chromosome 11, HLdesRot8A.1, whole genome shotgun sequence genomic DNA includes:
- the TUBB gene encoding tubulin beta chain, producing MREIVHIQAGQCGNQIGAKFWEVISDEHGIDPTGTYHGDSDLQLDRISVYYNEATGGKYVPRAILVDLEPGTMDSVRSGPFGQIFRPDNFVFGQSGAGNNWAKGHYTEGAELVDSVLDVVRKEAESCDCLQGFQLTHSLGGGTGSGMGTLLISKIREEYPDRIMNTFSVVPSPKVSDTVVEPYNATLSVHQLVENTDETYCIDNEALYDICFRTLKLTTPTYGDLNHLVSATMSGVTTCLRFPGQLNADLRKLAVNMVPFPRLHFFMPGFAPLTSRGSQQYRALTVPELTQQVFDAKNMMAACDPRHGRYLTVAAVFRGRMSMKEVDEQMLNVQNKNSSYFVEWIPNNVKTAVCDIPPRGLKMAVTFIGNSTAIQELFKRISEQFTAMFRRKAFLHWYTGEGMDEMEFTEAESNMNDLVSEYQQYQDATAEEEEDFGEEAEEEA from the exons ATGAGGGAAATCGTGCACATCCAGGCGGGTCAGTGTGGCAACCAGATCGGTGCCAAG TTCTGGGAGGTGATCAGCGATGAACATGGCATCGACCCCACTGGCACCTACCATGGGGACAGCGACCTGCAGCTGGATCGAATCTCCGTGTATTACAATGAAgccacag GTGGAAAATATGTTCCTCGCGCTATCTTGGTGGATTTAGAGCCCGGTACCATGGACTCTGTTCGCTCAGGTCCTTTTGGCCAGATCTTCAGACCAGACAACTTTGTTTTTG GTCAGTCTGGGGCAGGCAACAACTGGGCCAAGGGCCACTATACAGAGGGGGCGGAGCTGGTCGACTCCGTCCTGGACGTGGTGCGGAAGGAGGCTGAGAGCTGTGACTGCCTGCAGGGCTTCCAGCTGACCCACTCCCTGGGTGGGGGCACAGGCTCTGGAATGGGCACCTTGCTCATCAGCAAGATCCGTGAAGAGTATCCCGACCGCATCATGAACACCTTCAGCGTGGTGCCTTCACCCAAAGTGTCTGACACGGTGGTTGAGCCCTACAACGCCACCCTCTCTGTCCATCAGTTGGTAGAAAATACTGATGAGACCTACTGCATTGATAACGAGGCTCTTTACGACATCTGCTTCCGCACCCTCAAGCTGACCACGCCAACCTATGGGGACCTGAACCACCTTGTCTCTGCCACCATGAGCGGGGTCACCACCTGCCTCCGCTTCCCTGGCCAGCTCAATGCTGACCTTCGCAAGCTGGCAGTCAACATGGTCCCCTTCCCACGCCTCCACTTCTTCATGCCTGGCTTTGCCCCTCTAACCAGCCGTGGAAGCCAGCAGTATCGGGCTCTCACTGTACCAGAACTCACCCAGCAGGTATTTGATGCCAAGAACATGATGGCTGCCTGTGACCCCCGCCATGGCCGGTACCTCACCGTGGCTGCTGTCTTCCGCGGGCGCATGTCCATGAAGGAGGTGGACGAGCAGATGCTCAACGTGCAGAACAAGAACAGCAGCTACTTCGTGGAGTGGATCCCCAACAACGTCAAGACGGCCGTCTGCGACATCCCGCCCCGCGGCCTGAAGATGGCGGTCACCTTCATCGGCAACAGCACGGCCATCCAGGAGCTGTTCAAGCGCATCTCGGAGCAGTTCACGGCCATGTTCCGGCGCAAGGCCTTCCTGCACTGGTACACCGGTGAAGGCATGGACGAGATGGAGTTCACCGAGGCCGAGAGCAACATGAACGACCTCGTCTCAGAGTACCAGCAGTACCAGGACGCCACcgccgaggaggaggaggatttcggtgaggaggcagaagaggaggctTAA
- the FLOT1 gene encoding flotillin-1 isoform X1: MFFTCGPNEAMVVSGFCRSPPVMVAGGRVFVLPCIQQIQRISLNTLTLNVKSEKVYTRHGVPISVTGIAQVKIQGQNKEMLAAACQMFLGKTEAEIAQIALETLEGHQRAIMAHMTVEEIYKDRQKFSEQVFKVASSDLVNMGISVVSYTLKDIHDDQDYLHSLGKARTAQVQKDARIGEAEAKRDAGIREAKAKQEKVSAQYLSEIEMAKAQRDYELKKAAYDIEVNTRRAQADLAYQLQVAKTKQQIEEQRVQVQVVERAQQVAVQEQEIARREKELEARVRKPAEAERYKLERLAEAEKSQLIMQAEAEAESVRMRGEAEAFAIGARARAEAEQMSKKAEAFQLYQEAAQLDMLLEKLPQVAEEISGPLTSAKKITLVSSGSGAMGAAKVTGEVLDILSRLPESVERLTGVSISQVNHKPLRTA; encoded by the exons ATGTTTTTCACCTGTGGCCCTAATGAGGCCATGGTGGTCTCCG GTTTCTGCCGGAGCCCCCCAGTCATGGTGGCTGGGGGTCGAGTGTTTGTCCTGCCCTGCATCCAGCAGATTCAGAG GATCTCTCTCAACACACTGACCCTCAATGTCAAGAGTGAAAAGGTTTACACTCGCCATGGGGTCCCCATCTCAGTCACTGGCATTGCCCAG GTGAAAATCCAGGGGCAGAACAAAGAAATGCTGGCGGCGGCCTGCCAGATGTTCCTGGGGAAGACCGAGGCTGAGATTGCCCAAATCGCGCTGGAGACGCTGGAGGGCCACCAGAGGGCTATCATGGCCCACATGACTGTGGAG GAAATCTATAAGGACCGGCAGAAATTCTCAGAGCAGGTTTTCAAAGTGGCGTCCTCAGACCTCGTGAACATGGGCATCAGCGTGGTCAGCTACACCCTGAAAGACATTCATGACGATCAG GACTATTTGCACTCATTGGGAAAGGCTCGAACTGCTCAAGTCCAAAAAGATGCTCGGATTGGAGAAGCGGAGGCCAAGAGAGATGCTGGGATTCGA GAGGCCAAAGCCAAGCAGGAGAAGGTGTCTGCTCAGTACCTGAGTGAGATCGAGATGGCCAAGGCACAGAGGGACTATGAGCTGAAGAAGGCCGCATACGACATTGAGGTCAACACCCGCCGGGCACAGGCAGACCTGGCCTATCAGCTTCAG GTGGCCAAAACGAAGCAGCAGATCGAGGAGCAAAGGGTGCAAGTGCAGGTGGTGGAGCGggcccagcaggtggcagtaCAGGAGCAGGAGATTGCCCGCAGAGAAAAGGAGCTGGAGGCCCGTGTGCGGAAGCCTGCGGAAGCTGAGCGCTACAAGCTGGAGCGTCTAGCAGAGGCAGAGAA GTCCCAGCTGATTatgcaggcagaggcagaagcTGAGTCTGTGAGG ATGCGGGGGGAGGCTGAGGCCTTCGCCATTGGGGCCCGGGCCAGGGCTGAGGCCGAGCAGATGTCCAAGAAGGCAGAAGCGTTCCAGCTGTACCAGGAGGCTGCTCAGCTGGACATGCTGCTAGAGAAACTGCCCCAG GTGGCAGAGGAGATCAGCGGTCCCTTGACCTCTGCCAAAAAGATCACGCTGGTGTCCAGTGGAAGTGGGGCCATGGGGGCAGCCAAAGTGACCGGGGAAGTCCTGGACATCCTGAGCCGCCTGCCAGAGAGTGTGGAGAGACTCACTGGCGTCAGCATCTCCCAG GTAAACCACAAGCCTTTGCGAACAGCCTGA
- the FLOT1 gene encoding flotillin-1 isoform X2 has translation MVAGGRVFVLPCIQQIQRISLNTLTLNVKSEKVYTRHGVPISVTGIAQVKIQGQNKEMLAAACQMFLGKTEAEIAQIALETLEGHQRAIMAHMTVEEIYKDRQKFSEQVFKVASSDLVNMGISVVSYTLKDIHDDQDYLHSLGKARTAQVQKDARIGEAEAKRDAGIREAKAKQEKVSAQYLSEIEMAKAQRDYELKKAAYDIEVNTRRAQADLAYQLQVAKTKQQIEEQRVQVQVVERAQQVAVQEQEIARREKELEARVRKPAEAERYKLERLAEAEKSQLIMQAEAEAESVRMRGEAEAFAIGARARAEAEQMSKKAEAFQLYQEAAQLDMLLEKLPQVAEEISGPLTSAKKITLVSSGSGAMGAAKVTGEVLDILSRLPESVERLTGVSISQVNHKPLRTA, from the exons ATGGTGGCTGGGGGTCGAGTGTTTGTCCTGCCCTGCATCCAGCAGATTCAGAG GATCTCTCTCAACACACTGACCCTCAATGTCAAGAGTGAAAAGGTTTACACTCGCCATGGGGTCCCCATCTCAGTCACTGGCATTGCCCAG GTGAAAATCCAGGGGCAGAACAAAGAAATGCTGGCGGCGGCCTGCCAGATGTTCCTGGGGAAGACCGAGGCTGAGATTGCCCAAATCGCGCTGGAGACGCTGGAGGGCCACCAGAGGGCTATCATGGCCCACATGACTGTGGAG GAAATCTATAAGGACCGGCAGAAATTCTCAGAGCAGGTTTTCAAAGTGGCGTCCTCAGACCTCGTGAACATGGGCATCAGCGTGGTCAGCTACACCCTGAAAGACATTCATGACGATCAG GACTATTTGCACTCATTGGGAAAGGCTCGAACTGCTCAAGTCCAAAAAGATGCTCGGATTGGAGAAGCGGAGGCCAAGAGAGATGCTGGGATTCGA GAGGCCAAAGCCAAGCAGGAGAAGGTGTCTGCTCAGTACCTGAGTGAGATCGAGATGGCCAAGGCACAGAGGGACTATGAGCTGAAGAAGGCCGCATACGACATTGAGGTCAACACCCGCCGGGCACAGGCAGACCTGGCCTATCAGCTTCAG GTGGCCAAAACGAAGCAGCAGATCGAGGAGCAAAGGGTGCAAGTGCAGGTGGTGGAGCGggcccagcaggtggcagtaCAGGAGCAGGAGATTGCCCGCAGAGAAAAGGAGCTGGAGGCCCGTGTGCGGAAGCCTGCGGAAGCTGAGCGCTACAAGCTGGAGCGTCTAGCAGAGGCAGAGAA GTCCCAGCTGATTatgcaggcagaggcagaagcTGAGTCTGTGAGG ATGCGGGGGGAGGCTGAGGCCTTCGCCATTGGGGCCCGGGCCAGGGCTGAGGCCGAGCAGATGTCCAAGAAGGCAGAAGCGTTCCAGCTGTACCAGGAGGCTGCTCAGCTGGACATGCTGCTAGAGAAACTGCCCCAG GTGGCAGAGGAGATCAGCGGTCCCTTGACCTCTGCCAAAAAGATCACGCTGGTGTCCAGTGGAAGTGGGGCCATGGGGGCAGCCAAAGTGACCGGGGAAGTCCTGGACATCCTGAGCCGCCTGCCAGAGAGTGTGGAGAGACTCACTGGCGTCAGCATCTCCCAG GTAAACCACAAGCCTTTGCGAACAGCCTGA
- the IER3 gene encoding radiation-inducible immediate-early gene IEX-1, producing MCHSRSSLPTMTVLRASTPVSSTSPGPRRGSGPEIFTFDPLPEPAVAPVARTSTSRGHRKRSRRVLYPRLVRRQLPAEDPNPAKRLLFLLLTIVFCQILMAEEGVPAPLAPEDAPSATSPAPSPAPPALEALNLTAEPSDYALDLSTFLQQQPAAF from the exons ATGTGTCACTCTCGCAGTTCCCTCCCCACCATGACCGTCTTGCGGGCCTCGACCCCAGTTTCCTCCACGAGCCCGGGACCCCGGCGGGGCTCCGGTCCTGAGATCTTCACGTTTGACCCTCTCCCGGAGCCAGCGGTGGCCCCTGTCGCGCGCACCAGCACCTCCCGCGGGCACCGAAAGCGGAGCCGTAGGGTCCTCTACCCACGACTG GTCCGGCGCCAGCTGCCTGCCGAGGACCCGAACCCTGCCAAAAGGCTCCTTTTCCTCCTGCTCACCATCGTCTTCTGCCAGATCCTGATGGCCGAAGAAGGTGTGCCAGCGCCCTTGGCCCCGGAGGACGCCCCCAGCGCGACGTCCCCCGCGCCCAGCCCTGCGCCCCCAGCCCTCGAGGCACTGAATCTGACCGCAGAGCCCTCGGACTACGCTCTGGACCTCAGCACTTTTCTCCAGCAACAACCAGCCGCCTTCTAA